One region of Fervidobacterium sp. genomic DNA includes:
- the dnaN gene encoding DNA polymerase III subunit beta, whose translation MLRFTVNKSEIEKKISIASSAIGSRTVDPILQCLLFKPVNGHLRIHATDLQTSVISDVRVGEYEGNEPFAVDAELIDDIVKNLPEDEVTFEYSKGKLIIRSGKAKYSIATVTDTERFPIVQADESGVNFSIDTSILEEMIDKVSFCASTETAMRALNGVYWEIHGGFLRLVASDGYRLSLAEQKLNIESEFDFIVALKSVKELEKLLSTTTEPIINITYDHSLVSFSAGDVTTIVRTVEENFPDYKRVLPKVFKTRVVLNLDDFSEALKRVMIIAKRGNEKVQLKITDDVMELASQSSDFGEVVESIPVTKDGEDLIVNFNPKFLNEAVRHIDEKEIEFNFVDSLSPLQINPRNVGGYMYIVLPVRA comes from the coding sequence ATGTTAAGATTTACAGTGAATAAATCAGAGATCGAGAAAAAAATTTCAATTGCATCTTCTGCAATAGGTTCAAGAACTGTAGATCCTATTTTACAGTGTTTGTTATTTAAACCTGTTAACGGTCATTTGAGAATACACGCAACTGATTTACAAACGTCGGTTATTTCTGATGTGCGGGTTGGAGAATACGAAGGAAATGAACCATTTGCGGTTGATGCAGAGTTGATAGATGATATTGTCAAAAATCTGCCCGAAGACGAAGTAACATTTGAATATTCAAAAGGTAAACTTATTATTAGGAGTGGAAAAGCCAAATACAGTATCGCAACAGTTACTGATACAGAAAGGTTTCCTATCGTACAAGCAGATGAGAGTGGCGTGAATTTTAGTATAGACACATCAATATTAGAAGAAATGATTGATAAAGTAAGCTTTTGTGCCTCGACTGAAACTGCTATGCGAGCGTTGAACGGTGTTTACTGGGAGATTCACGGCGGTTTCTTAAGGTTAGTTGCAAGTGATGGTTATAGGCTTTCATTAGCTGAGCAAAAACTTAATATAGAGAGCGAATTTGATTTTATAGTTGCACTGAAAAGTGTAAAAGAACTTGAGAAGTTGTTATCGACGACAACAGAACCGATTATAAATATCACTTATGATCACTCGCTTGTTTCATTTAGCGCTGGAGATGTAACAACGATTGTGAGAACCGTTGAAGAAAATTTCCCCGATTACAAACGGGTACTCCCCAAAGTTTTTAAGACGAGAGTAGTTTTAAACCTTGACGATTTTTCGGAAGCGTTAAAGCGTGTTATGATAATAGCAAAAAGAGGAAATGAAAAGGTACAGTTAAAGATCACGGATGATGTTATGGAACTCGCAAGCCAAAGTTCTGACTTCGGAGAAGTTGTTGAGAGTATACCTGTAACAAAAGATGGAGAAGATCTTATAGTTAATTTTAATCCTAAGTTTCTTAACGAAGCTGTACGTCATATCGATGAGAAAGAGATAGAATTCAATTTTGTAGATAGTCTTAGTCCGTTGCAAATTAATCCAAGGAACGTGGGTGGTTATATGTACATAGTCTTGCCAGTGAGAGCATAA
- a CDS encoding HD-GYP domain-containing protein, which produces MNVTVFVILLVISVLLNFFLIYRNYKKKTKINYLSKQVQKLRDLSTRFRDIVVQREELFYKNMHEVSLSFFEGVKSSYLITFDGEFGKVVSHTGVDHKSSAIELKNIKKTDLPYFAERVYVVEKEKIGWLLDPSLNISTKDSKFLVSDIHIGGELKAKLIIERDSPFVSEEIETLKSLSGFFTSFIATHNYLSNQGKFQKDMILTIIRILEYHDPYTKGHSKNVANLASLLAEKLGLNDEMIKKTYWAALVHDIGKIVVPSAILNKEGKLTIQEYEIIKKHAIYGHDFLSTSSELRELAKYVLHHHERWDGKGYPSGLQGDDIPIISRIIAVVDAWDAMISDRPYRKGLTVEEAKKELIEHSGMQFDPNIVKGFIEIVDKEFLRTKL; this is translated from the coding sequence GTGAACGTTACTGTATTTGTTATACTCTTAGTCATCTCAGTTTTGCTCAATTTCTTTCTAATATATAGAAATTACAAGAAGAAGACAAAAATAAACTATTTGTCAAAACAGGTGCAAAAACTCAGAGACTTGTCAACCAGATTCAGAGATATAGTTGTTCAAAGGGAAGAACTCTTTTACAAAAACATGCATGAAGTTTCCCTTAGTTTTTTTGAAGGAGTGAAAAGTAGTTACTTGATAACGTTTGATGGTGAATTTGGAAAAGTTGTTTCACACACAGGGGTTGATCATAAGTCTTCAGCGATTGAACTCAAAAATATTAAAAAGACAGACTTACCTTACTTTGCTGAAAGGGTTTACGTTGTAGAAAAAGAAAAAATTGGTTGGCTGCTCGATCCATCCTTGAATATTTCAACAAAAGATTCAAAATTTCTTGTTTCTGACATACACATAGGTGGTGAACTGAAGGCTAAGCTTATAATCGAACGTGATTCACCATTTGTTTCGGAAGAGATAGAGACATTAAAGAGTTTAAGTGGATTTTTTACATCGTTCATAGCCACACACAACTATCTGTCCAATCAGGGCAAATTTCAAAAAGATATGATATTAACTATCATTCGCATCCTTGAATATCATGATCCATACACTAAGGGACATTCGAAAAACGTTGCTAATTTAGCTTCTTTACTTGCTGAAAAGCTTGGGTTAAATGACGAAATGATAAAGAAGACTTATTGGGCTGCACTAGTGCACGACATCGGAAAAATTGTTGTACCATCGGCTATACTTAATAAAGAGGGTAAACTTACTATACAGGAGTATGAGATTATCAAAAAGCACGCCATTTACGGACATGACTTTCTTTCAACTTCAAGTGAACTGAGAGAATTGGCAAAGTATGTCCTTCATCATCATGAGCGTTGGGATGGAAAAGGATATCCATCCGGTTTGCAAGGGGACGATATCCCAATTATTTCCCGTATAATAGCAGTTGTGGACGCGTGGGATGCAATGATAAGTGACAGACCTTACAGAAAAGGATTAACAGTTGAGGAGGCAAAGAAAGAATTAATCGAACACTCTGGGATGCAATTTGATCCAAATATAGTGAAAGGATTCATTGAAATAGTAGACAAAGAATTCTTGAGAACAAAGCTGTAA
- a CDS encoding GNAT family N-acetyltransferase, translating into MESIRKAQLSDADVIASLILETGLRFLPLVFGPHVKLILGRLVKTPGTVFYLDNIHVLEIEEGKVVGVLVAFPGNVIRKRALKTAVVLYQIMGFELIKRLGIFRLVWMRNKIRNDEFYISNIAIDRKYRGMGYGSKLMNYAEKLAREHNLRKISLDVENTNTLAIELYRKLGYTGKKVKRVYIKGTKFVFVRMVKELN; encoded by the coding sequence ATGGAGTCGATTAGAAAAGCGCAGTTATCAGATGCAGACGTGATAGCAAGCTTGATTCTTGAAACCGGTTTAAGATTCTTACCCTTGGTCTTCGGTCCTCATGTGAAGCTGATACTTGGGAGGCTTGTGAAAACTCCCGGTACTGTTTTTTACTTAGACAATATACATGTTTTGGAAATCGAAGAGGGGAAGGTTGTGGGTGTGCTTGTAGCATTCCCTGGAAATGTTATTAGAAAGCGTGCTCTGAAAACGGCAGTTGTTCTTTATCAAATAATGGGATTTGAACTTATAAAAAGACTTGGAATATTCAGACTCGTTTGGATGAGAAACAAGATTAGAAACGATGAATTTTATATTTCTAATATTGCCATAGACAGAAAGTATCGTGGAATGGGATATGGAAGTAAATTGATGAATTACGCCGAAAAGTTAGCACGCGAGCATAATTTACGTAAGATTTCACTTGACGTGGAGAATACAAATACTTTAGCCATAGAACTATACAGAAAACTTGGCTACACGGGAAAAAAGGTTAAGAGGGTGTATATAAAAGGCACAAAGTTTGTGTTTGTAAGAATGGTTAAAGAGTTAAATTGA
- a CDS encoding 50S ribosome-binding GTPase, giving the protein MKNFEKCPGCGSEIQFVRPGKPGFIPLDVYEKRLKEGKEILCQRCFKLKHYGMLTGEIDEEEISKFLKNFIDRFDNILYVIDILDFEGTYRAEIDEIIGRKNVIYVINKFDILPRSISGVQLKKWLLERIPNATKENVFMTSTKNGFGISKLQEYLTKLKGDMLVIGVTNVGKSSLLRMITNSKAIVSPYPGTTIGVIRHRLGNLRIYDTPGIMVNDRVIDLFDPKCQATVLSKGEISRKTFKPYPNEVIFISGLCKLRAELKGDHNLRPIFQIYAPEKVTFHKTKSTEFITNFSKYFGKELYPPCGKFDVSKLSFKIVDFEIDEEHELSIPGLCWINVKRGPVKFKIEIPQNVTVQSRPSLIKPKRKVKKH; this is encoded by the coding sequence GTGAAAAATTTTGAAAAATGCCCTGGTTGTGGTAGTGAAATTCAATTTGTTAGACCTGGAAAGCCAGGATTCATACCATTGGATGTCTATGAGAAGCGTTTGAAAGAAGGTAAAGAGATATTGTGTCAAAGATGTTTTAAACTGAAACATTATGGTATGCTCACTGGCGAAATAGATGAAGAAGAGATATCTAAGTTTCTCAAAAATTTTATCGATAGGTTTGATAATATCCTATATGTTATAGATATACTTGATTTTGAAGGCACTTATAGGGCAGAGATTGATGAAATTATTGGAAGAAAGAATGTTATATACGTTATAAACAAATTTGATATCTTACCAAGAAGCATTAGCGGAGTCCAATTGAAGAAATGGCTTCTAGAAAGAATTCCAAACGCGACTAAAGAGAATGTATTCATGACCAGTACGAAAAATGGTTTTGGAATAAGCAAACTCCAAGAATATCTCACCAAATTAAAAGGTGATATGCTTGTAATAGGTGTTACAAATGTTGGTAAATCGTCGCTTTTAAGGATGATTACAAATTCAAAAGCAATCGTTTCTCCCTATCCTGGAACTACTATTGGTGTGATAAGACATAGGTTGGGGAACTTAAGAATTTACGACACGCCGGGAATTATGGTCAATGACAGAGTAATTGATCTGTTCGATCCAAAATGCCAAGCTACTGTGCTTTCAAAAGGAGAGATTTCTCGCAAAACATTTAAACCATATCCAAATGAAGTTATATTTATAAGTGGATTATGTAAACTGCGAGCAGAATTAAAAGGTGATCATAATCTAAGACCGATATTCCAAATATATGCTCCGGAGAAAGTTACTTTCCATAAAACTAAGAGTACAGAATTTATTACAAATTTTTCAAAGTATTTTGGTAAAGAACTTTACCCGCCTTGTGGAAAATTTGATGTGAGCAAGTTATCGTTTAAAATAGTTGATTTTGAGATAGATGAAGAACATGAACTTTCCATACCTGGTTTGTGTTGGATCAACGTAAAAAGAGGACCCGTTAAGTTTAAAATTGAAATTCCCCAAAATGTTACCGTGCAATCACGTCCTTCGTTAATTAAACCGAAAAGGAAAGTTAAAAAACATTAA
- a CDS encoding phosphate propanoyltransferase, giving the protein MKKKEYPIVTGVSNRHVHLSREDVEILFGKDYQLTPIKDLGQPGQFACKETVIIVGPKGAIEGVRVLGPERKETQVEISLTDAFKLGVMPPVRDSGDIENTPGITIVGPKGSVVKSKGVILAKRHIHMHTNDAEKFGLKDKDIVKVVVEKEGRRLIFDDVLIRVSEKFALEFHVDTDEANAAMLKTGDYVYIVEEL; this is encoded by the coding sequence ATGAAGAAGAAGGAGTATCCTATTGTTACAGGAGTGAGTAACAGGCACGTTCATCTTTCGAGGGAAGACGTAGAAATACTTTTTGGAAAGGATTACCAACTTACACCTATAAAAGATTTAGGTCAACCTGGTCAATTTGCTTGCAAAGAAACGGTTATAATAGTTGGTCCGAAAGGGGCAATTGAAGGTGTAAGAGTTCTCGGACCAGAAAGAAAAGAAACACAAGTGGAGATATCGTTGACAGACGCTTTCAAGCTTGGAGTAATGCCTCCTGTGAGGGATAGTGGAGATATAGAAAATACACCTGGTATTACAATAGTTGGTCCAAAAGGAAGTGTTGTTAAGTCTAAGGGTGTGATTCTTGCCAAAAGACATATACATATGCATACGAATGATGCAGAAAAATTTGGTCTAAAAGACAAAGATATCGTAAAAGTTGTTGTTGAAAAAGAAGGCCGAAGACTTATATTTGACGATGTACTTATAAGAGTAAGTGAAAAATTTGCTCTTGAATTTCACGTGGATACTGATGAAGCAAATGCTGCAATGCTTAAGACAGGAGATTATGTCTATATTGTTGAAGAACTATAA
- the pgeF gene encoding peptidoglycan editing factor PgeF: MPHYGNYVIKDLGGVVVAQSKLFLNFTNIKHYFTTRKITSQEIRSCLSELNMAVSDENFPKNFELFSKVSGIDPNKCVFSHQVHGKNIKVVTSEDIGQPYWNRKLKDVDGLITNEKGLFLVTTYADCMPILAYDPVNIVIGVAHSGWRGTLMEIAKELILKMNTEFGSHPEEILVTVGPSIGPESFEVGKEIATEFFLKFGQQVISEHRDKIYVNLWKAVEITLKSIGVKHMEFSMIDTYKCTELFYSYRKERTKKRFANIVGIE; the protein is encoded by the coding sequence ATGCCACATTATGGGAATTACGTCATAAAAGATTTAGGAGGCGTTGTAGTCGCTCAATCAAAACTATTCCTCAACTTTACAAACATAAAGCATTACTTTACAACAAGAAAAATAACATCTCAAGAAATTCGATCATGCCTTTCCGAACTGAACATGGCCGTGAGTGATGAAAACTTTCCAAAGAATTTTGAACTTTTTTCAAAGGTATCGGGAATAGACCCAAACAAATGTGTATTTTCACATCAAGTACATGGTAAAAACATAAAAGTTGTGACATCAGAAGACATAGGACAACCGTACTGGAACAGAAAGCTTAAAGATGTAGACGGATTGATAACCAACGAAAAAGGTCTATTCTTAGTCACTACATATGCTGACTGCATGCCCATTTTAGCTTATGACCCAGTTAACATAGTCATTGGTGTCGCTCATTCAGGATGGCGTGGTACCTTAATGGAAATTGCGAAAGAATTAATACTGAAAATGAATACAGAGTTTGGTTCACATCCGGAAGAAATACTTGTTACCGTTGGACCTTCGATAGGACCTGAGAGTTTTGAAGTAGGTAAAGAAATTGCAACTGAGTTTTTCTTGAAATTCGGGCAACAAGTAATCAGCGAACACCGCGATAAGATCTATGTTAACTTATGGAAAGCAGTAGAGATTACCCTTAAATCCATTGGAGTAAAGCACATGGAGTTTTCTATGATTGATACATACAAATGCACAGAGCTGTTTTATTCGTATCGCAAAGAAAGAACGAAGAAACGTTTTGCAAACATAGTAGGAATCGAGTGA
- a CDS encoding beta-galactosidase has product MFACNFTKDLLISAEIHYFRLSPECWEDRIMKAKEAGCSVISSYIPWIVHEEIEKEYCFDGWYDLRKFLELVERNGMQFIARPGPFVMAELKNEGIPFWVYEKYPHLVPLTWDGKKVENSTIVYNHPDFLKEVKLWYLKVASILKPFVDNGVVCGIQIDNEIGMLQWINNTPDLSDFTLSRFVEWLVKNYGEDRYGFPLDFSSTTFMRLRSPEEYFRDLFISDYSKFIRKEFSLYVSNLLGFFHEFGIDTNFLLNVHGTAGGKAHTFPIGISQLEIAYKENDVIPTTDVYLGTFSVKNFHDLWNINEIVKSTNKKTLYGCMEFECGDGNYGNDYGERILPESILHKLLLSAIQGNKLINYYLFAGGINSKLRSNVKDGNGRIGFTGELHGFAAPVKPDGKTNYSFDYLKKGNAILREFEILGLDFVKSFLEYDDIYVAYFTEYYETEYYYKDTAKKENIEFHRGYNFWDSFLKGLLMAGFRYRFLDMKYELPEINKLLIVPTTKYLPKHGQEKILEFIDNGGKVILYGDLPVYDEYGSNCTILIDYLKVKPGKEYFSSHKFFLSISPSYAFPFAEFRTDWARQIIQDEGNALPLAFVTQSDSTCGLYLRDRNTLLLTTHFNCNPVFFKILLSLMGVEPKCEVIGEYKDAETVVGVYPFLLSNDSQYLLIMNIEPIDKTVTVKLPNVVINNLEIPKNGVKLIKL; this is encoded by the coding sequence ATGTTTGCGTGTAATTTCACAAAAGACCTTCTGATTTCGGCAGAAATTCATTATTTCAGATTATCTCCTGAATGCTGGGAAGATAGAATAATGAAAGCAAAAGAAGCTGGTTGTAGTGTAATTTCTTCGTATATTCCATGGATTGTCCACGAGGAAATTGAAAAAGAATATTGTTTTGATGGATGGTATGATTTGAGGAAATTCTTAGAGTTGGTTGAAAGAAATGGCATGCAATTCATAGCTCGACCTGGACCTTTTGTGATGGCAGAGTTGAAAAATGAGGGAATACCTTTCTGGGTATATGAAAAATATCCACATCTTGTACCATTAACATGGGATGGAAAGAAAGTTGAAAATTCAACAATTGTGTACAATCATCCAGATTTCTTGAAGGAAGTTAAACTCTGGTATCTTAAAGTAGCAAGCATTTTGAAACCTTTTGTTGATAATGGAGTTGTATGTGGGATTCAAATTGACAATGAGATAGGAATGTTGCAGTGGATTAATAATACACCAGATCTCTCAGATTTTACACTTTCGAGATTTGTGGAATGGCTTGTTAAGAATTATGGAGAAGATCGATATGGTTTTCCTTTAGATTTTTCATCCACAACTTTCATGCGTTTGAGAAGTCCAGAAGAATATTTTCGTGATTTATTTATAAGCGATTATTCGAAATTTATAAGAAAGGAATTTTCACTTTATGTCTCAAATTTGCTTGGATTTTTTCACGAATTTGGCATTGACACAAATTTTTTGCTAAATGTTCATGGAACAGCGGGTGGAAAGGCCCACACATTTCCCATAGGTATTTCGCAACTTGAGATTGCTTACAAAGAAAATGACGTAATTCCTACTACAGATGTTTATCTTGGTACGTTTTCTGTGAAGAATTTTCATGATTTGTGGAATATCAACGAAATAGTAAAGAGTACAAACAAAAAGACGTTGTACGGTTGTATGGAATTTGAATGTGGAGATGGGAATTATGGAAACGATTATGGAGAAAGAATATTACCAGAAAGTATATTACATAAATTATTGTTATCAGCAATTCAAGGTAACAAGTTAATTAATTACTACCTTTTTGCTGGAGGGATTAATTCGAAACTTAGAAGTAATGTCAAAGATGGAAACGGAAGAATAGGTTTTACAGGAGAACTTCATGGATTTGCAGCACCAGTGAAACCAGATGGGAAAACAAATTATTCGTTTGATTATCTCAAAAAGGGTAACGCGATACTTCGTGAATTTGAAATCTTGGGTTTGGACTTCGTAAAATCATTTTTGGAGTATGATGATATCTATGTTGCCTATTTTACAGAATACTATGAGACAGAGTATTATTATAAAGATACTGCCAAAAAGGAAAATATAGAATTCCATCGTGGGTATAATTTTTGGGATAGTTTCCTAAAAGGCTTACTTATGGCTGGTTTTAGGTATCGATTTTTAGACATGAAATACGAGTTACCAGAGATAAATAAACTGCTGATTGTTCCGACTACAAAATACTTACCAAAGCATGGGCAAGAAAAGATCCTTGAATTCATTGACAATGGCGGAAAGGTGATTTTGTATGGTGACCTGCCTGTTTACGATGAGTATGGTAGTAATTGTACTATACTAATAGATTACTTAAAAGTGAAACCAGGTAAGGAATACTTTTCCTCACATAAGTTTTTTCTTTCAATTTCACCGAGTTATGCATTTCCTTTTGCTGAGTTTCGTACAGACTGGGCAAGACAAATTATCCAAGATGAGGGTAATGCTTTACCGTTGGCCTTTGTTACCCAAAGTGATAGTACCTGTGGCTTGTATCTAAGGGATAGAAATACATTGTTACTAACAACCCACTTTAATTGCAACCCAGTGTTCTTCAAAATCCTGTTATCACTCATGGGTGTAGAACCTAAATGCGAAGTTATTGGGGAATATAAAGATGCGGAAACGGTTGTAGGTGTCTATCCATTTCTTTTGTCAAATGACAGCCAATATCTGCTTATAATGAACATAGAACCAATAGATAAAACAGTAACTGTGAAGCTACCTAATGTTGTTATTAACAATTTAGAAATACCTAAAAATGGGGTAAAGTTGATCAAATTGTGA
- a CDS encoding ABC transporter ATP-binding protein, translated as MLKVKDVEKKFKNNKKILEGISAEFFPGQVAAIIGENGSGKSTLLNIVATFLRPTKGMIHFNEKDVFKNIREYRQIVSYISEKVALIPELSVEDNLRYFHKIFKSSAIISEISSRVGIQDFIKLKPSHLSKGQKQRVSIAVSLLKDPQIVLLDEPAEGLDVETKQVVKNLVKQYRNAGKIVLYVTHDEDEIEEVCDKILVLKFGKIAFFGTVEEFWERYEKFYTVTYKVNTEKKMKIMSLDELNENKNQLEIVHLRNLGLREIINIVENYERR; from the coding sequence ATGTTAAAAGTTAAAGACGTTGAAAAAAAATTTAAGAACAATAAAAAAATTCTAGAAGGTATATCTGCGGAATTTTTTCCAGGGCAAGTGGCTGCAATAATAGGCGAAAATGGAAGCGGTAAGAGTACGCTTTTGAATATTGTTGCAACTTTTCTTCGTCCAACCAAAGGGATGATTCATTTTAATGAAAAAGACGTTTTTAAAAATATTCGCGAATATAGACAGATTGTGTCATACATCTCGGAAAAGGTTGCACTTATACCAGAGCTTAGCGTTGAGGATAATTTAAGATATTTCCATAAAATATTTAAATCATCGGCTATCATAAGTGAAATCTCATCGAGGGTTGGCATTCAAGATTTTATAAAACTAAAACCATCACATCTTTCAAAAGGGCAGAAGCAAAGAGTTTCGATCGCTGTAAGTCTTTTGAAAGATCCTCAGATAGTGCTTTTAGACGAGCCAGCGGAAGGGCTTGATGTGGAGACTAAGCAAGTGGTTAAGAATTTGGTTAAACAGTACAGAAATGCCGGAAAGATTGTCTTATATGTTACACACGATGAAGATGAAATTGAGGAAGTTTGCGATAAGATTTTGGTGTTAAAGTTTGGAAAAATTGCTTTTTTTGGCACTGTTGAAGAATTTTGGGAAAGGTACGAGAAATTTTACACAGTAACGTACAAAGTAAACACGGAGAAGAAAATGAAGATCATGAGCTTGGACGAGCTGAACGAAAATAAAAATCAACTTGAAATTGTTCATCTTAGAAATCTCGGGTTAAGAGAAATAATAAACATTGTTGAGAACTATGAGAGGAGATGA
- a CDS encoding GNAT family N-acetyltransferase, translated as MKGDMVKLRPLEISDSKALVDYLNNEEIKEFVSLFFPVNNFLEEEWIKRNAISHNNLTLGIEVDGKLVGTAGFKNIDWITRSTEYGIAIYDHTYWNKGIGTETTKLMLRYGFEYLNLNRIWLKVFENNPRAIRVYEKCGFIQEGRERQGRYYKGHYWDVIHMSILAEEYWRLKTEL; from the coding sequence ATGAAAGGTGATATGGTTAAGCTGAGGCCGTTGGAGATTTCAGATTCAAAAGCTCTTGTTGATTATTTAAACAATGAGGAAATAAAAGAATTCGTAAGTTTATTCTTTCCCGTAAACAATTTTCTTGAGGAAGAATGGATAAAACGAAATGCAATATCTCACAACAATTTAACCTTGGGTATAGAAGTTGATGGTAAACTTGTAGGCACAGCTGGGTTTAAGAACATAGATTGGATAACAAGGAGTACCGAATACGGGATAGCTATATATGATCATACGTATTGGAACAAAGGTATAGGTACTGAAACTACAAAATTAATGCTCAGATATGGATTTGAATATCTGAATTTGAATCGTATATGGCTAAAGGTATTTGAAAATAATCCCCGTGCTATAAGGGTCTATGAAAAATGTGGTTTCATACAGGAAGGAAGAGAAAGACAAGGTAGATACTACAAAGGACATTATTGGGATGTGATTCATATGAGTATACTTGCCGAAGAATATTGGAGGTTGAAAACAGAATTATAA
- a CDS encoding type II secretion system GspH family protein, which yields MRRGFTLIELLIVMSIIAALMSVATPVGINALQQAKATNVASNFRVLNQALIQMLTLEQNPPTSGDIIGYLVTNNYLSTHPQGFQIIYNQTEKAYVITYLNSDIDPLKVRALNQSVELDSNNKLILKVPRM from the coding sequence TTGAGAAGAGGATTTACTCTGATTGAATTACTTATTGTGATGTCGATAATAGCTGCATTAATGTCTGTTGCAACGCCAGTTGGTATAAACGCACTCCAGCAAGCTAAGGCTACCAATGTTGCTTCGAACTTTAGAGTTCTTAATCAGGCATTAATTCAGATGCTAACCTTGGAACAAAATCCACCAACAAGTGGGGATATAATTGGTTATCTTGTGACTAATAATTATTTATCAACACACCCTCAAGGATTTCAAATTATCTATAACCAAACGGAGAAGGCATATGTGATTACTTACTTAAACTCAGATATTGATCCTTTAAAAGTGAGAGCATTGAACCAATCAGTTGAGTTGGATAGTAATAATAAACTGATCCTTAAAGTTCCTAGGATGTGA